Proteins encoded by one window of Nicotiana tabacum cultivar K326 chromosome 10, ASM71507v2, whole genome shotgun sequence:
- the LOC107800148 gene encoding uncharacterized protein LOC107800148, which produces MVDNNKIGLVDTGARKQLVERDTGLANEVKMLRQHMTGMYHAWMTGKAPPPPPPSFLNSTFTQTPVIVPDDPPYSPDPLAYHGFPNHPSSSITHLPITFPKNCPPILSTIPNNEHPLKAHDAQYYPSEVAHKVPNSYKQGPRDEPNAENEKFTGRKGRDGIPRRLKGIKQSLKNKQGMGDQGSMSYKELSMSPDVHLPTGFKVPKFNLYDGCGDPVAHLRDYCSEMRSVGEKDDLLMAYFSESLTGAALEWHNRQDVCKWPRLGDMAQDFVQYFQYKSGVTPDRSSLSKMEKKPEESFREFGLRWREQAARANTPIGEEEMVELFLQA; this is translated from the coding sequence ATGGTGGACAACAACAAAATTGGGTTagttgataccggtgcccgaaagCAGCTGGTTGAACGGGACACTGGTTTGGCTAAtgaggtaaagatgttaagacaacacatgacggGCATGTATCatgcttggatgactgggaaggcaccacccccgccacctcCTAGCTTCCTAAATTCTACCTTTACCCAAACACCGGtcatagtgccagatgatcccccatactctccagatccactcgcttatcatggctttcccaaccaccctagtagctccatcactcatcttccaattacctttcccaaaaattgccctcctatcttatccaccatccccaacaatgaacacccactcaaagctcacgatgcccaatattacccctcagaggttgcccacaaggttcccaactcatacaagcagggccCGCGGGATGAGCCTAatgctgaaaatgaaaagttcacaggaagaaaagggcgagatgggatacccaggaggctgaaaggcataaaacagtccttaaagaacaagcaaggaatgggagaccaaggtagcatgtcttacaaagaattgtctatgtCCCCCGACGTTCATCTACCtacggggtttaaagtgccaaagtttaacttgtatgatgggtgtggagatccggtagcccatttgagggattattgcagtgaaatgagaagtgttggcgagaaagatgatttgttgatggcgtatttcagtgagagcttgactggggcagctttggaatggcataatcgtcaagatgtctGTAAATGGCCTAGactgggtgacatggctcaagattttgttcaatactttcaatacaaatcaggcgttaccccagatcgctcctccctatctaaaatggaaaagaagccggaagaaagctttagggagtttgggctcagatggagggagcaagctgctcgaGCCAATAcaccgattggtgaagaagaaatggttgagcttttcctacaagcctag